Below is a window of Senegalia massiliensis DNA.
TTTTAACATTGATTTTTACACTCCATAATTTTTCTTCATCAATAGATAAAAGGCCTATTCCTTCAGGTATAAAATTTTGTGAAATTTTATTTATTTTTTGTAAAGGTCTCTGTATGCCATCAAACATATTCCCAAGCATTCCAGGTCCTAATTTAAGTGATAAAGGTCTACCTGTAGGATAAATTTTCTCATTAAGCTTAAGTCCCTCTGTTTCTTCATATACTTGAATAGTCCCTATGTCACCATTTATTGATATTACTTCTCCAATTAATTTATCATTTCCTACTGTCACCATTTCTCTCATTCTAAAATTGCTCATAGATTTTCCTTTTATAACAGGTCCATTAATTTGTGATATTATGCCATATTTATTTTTCACTTTCTTCACCTTCTCTCAATGCTTCATATAACATTTTTCCTATATACTCTTTATTCTGTTCCAATTTATCTAGAAGGCTAAGGTCCAAAATAGCACGATTACTTTTATCAAATAATATCATTCCACCAATTATATCTTCACCTGATTCCAATATATTTATATTCTTAAAACCATTGTCTAATATTATAGTTTTTATATCTTCTTTATTATTTTTCATATCATATTTAGAAATTTTCACTTCTATATTATTTTTGTTACTCATTTCCTTCAATCCATTTTCCACAATATTTCTCAGATAATTTTTATATTTATTAGTAGTTATAAATATTGTTAATTTGTTTTCTATATCCTCTATAAGCTTATTAAATAGTCTATTCTTTTCAAGCATAATTTCCTTTTTAATTTGTCCTTTTTTCTGAGAAACTTGTTTATCATTTTTTTCTTTTTCTTTTTTTATTACCTCTTCTGCGTATGATTTCTTTTCTTGTTCTATTTTATATCTATGTGCGTCCATTTGCTCTTTGTTGTGTTGTTCTATTTTCCTTATTTTTTCTTCGCTAGTTCCCCTAATCTCTTCAAAAACATGTTTGGAAAAGAGATTTAATTTTTCTTCAATGGTTATCAAATTACCACCACCCTATATTTTTATTCCTATAGATTCATTTATATATTTAGTTATAAAATCCTCTTTACTTGAAAATCCATGTCTATCAGGTATTGTAACTATAAGGTGATTATTTTCATTTATCCTTACTTCCATTACCCTATCCATGATTTTATCTTGTATTTTCTCTGTTATTATTATAATTCCTATATTTTTATCTTTTAGTGCAGAGTTTAGCTGTTTTAAAATTTCTTCTTTCTCATGTGCTATTATTCCATCAATTCCTGCAAGTCTCATTGCAAGAAGTGTATCTCTATTGTCACTTATTAAAAATGATTTCATAAATATCACCTATACAAAAAGTATAAATATAGATACAATTAATCCATATATTGCAACACCTTCTGCAAGTCCTACAAATATAAGAGTTTTACCTAGTATTTTAGGATCTTCTGATACTGCACCAAGTGCTGAGGATCCAACTGCTCCAACTGCATAACCCGCACCTATTGTTGCAAGTCCTGTAGATAGTGCTGCTGCAATATATTGAAGTCCAGAAGCACTAGTTTCTTCTGGTGCCCTAGTAGCAGCTCTTACAGCATCTGGCATTAGTATAGTAAGTGCTCCTAAAAGTAAAGGTATAAATACAAATAGATTTATTCTTAAAGCTTTACTTATTTTTAATCCTGTATGGTGGTTTCCCTTATTTAAAAAATATAAACCTGTTGCTATAGTAGCAATTACTAAAATAGTTGTCATAATCATTATTGCAATAATCATTTTTATCTCTCCCATAATCTATTTATTTTCTTCATGTATTTTAAAAGGTTTGTAAGGTCTCCCTTCTCCTCTATAATATTTACTAAACAATTCATAATACTCAAGTCTGAGTGCTTGAATACCAACTATAAGACCTTCTAAAGCAATTATTACTATATTCCCAATAGTTAATACTATTATGCTAAATCCTAAATTACTTAAAATATCAGATATAACTTGAAATGCCATAAATAATC
It encodes the following:
- a CDS encoding V-type ATP synthase subunit E family protein, yielding MITIEEKLNLFSKHVFEEIRGTSEEKIRKIEQHNKEQMDAHRYKIEQEKKSYAEEVIKKEKEKNDKQVSQKKGQIKKEIMLEKNRLFNKLIEDIENKLTIFITTNKYKNYLRNIVENGLKEMSNKNNIEVKISKYDMKNNKEDIKTIILDNGFKNINILESGEDIIGGMILFDKSNRAILDLSLLDKLEQNKEYIGKMLYEALREGEESEK
- a CDS encoding V-type ATP synthase subunit F; this translates as MKSFLISDNRDTLLAMRLAGIDGIIAHEKEEILKQLNSALKDKNIGIIIITEKIQDKIMDRVMEVRINENNHLIVTIPDRHGFSSKEDFITKYINESIGIKI
- a CDS encoding ATP synthase subunit C, whose protein sequence is MIIAIMIMTTILVIATIATGLYFLNKGNHHTGLKISKALRINLFVFIPLLLGALTILMPDAVRAATRAPEETSASGLQYIAAALSTGLATIGAGYAVGAVGSSALGAVSEDPKILGKTLIFVGLAEGVAIYGLIVSIFILFV